Proteins encoded in a region of the Solanum dulcamara chromosome 9, daSolDulc1.2, whole genome shotgun sequence genome:
- the LOC129903213 gene encoding agamous-like MADS-box protein AGL11 isoform X1, producing MCRLMGRGKIEIKRIENNTNRQVTFCKRRNGLLKKAYELSVLCDAEIALIVFSNRGRLYEYSNNNVKATIERYKKATAETSSAYTTQELNAQFYQQESKKLRQQIQMMQNTNRHLVGEGLSSLNVRELKQLENRLERGITRIRSKKHEAILAETENLQKREIQLEQENAFLRSKIAENERLQELSMMPSGEQGGQEYNAFQQYLARNMLQLNMMETAVPSYDPLSPDKKSHLQLH from the exons ATGTGTAGATTAATGGGTCGAGGAAAGATAGAGATAAAGAGGATAGAGAACAACACAAACAGGCAGGTGACCTTCTGCAAGAGGAGAAATGGACTGCTGAAAAAGGCATATGAACTTTCTGTTCTTTGTGATGCTGAGATTGCTCTCATTGTTTTCTCTAACCGTGGTCGCCTCTATGAATACTCTAATAACAA TGTTAAGGCAACTATAGAACGATACAAGAAGGCAACAGCAGAAACCTCTAGTGCGTACACTACTCAAGAGCTCAATGCACAG TTTTACCAACAAGAATCAAAGAAGCTGCGGCAACAGATACAAATGATGCAGAACACAAATAG GCATTTGGTGGGTGAAGGGTTGAGCTCCTTGAATGTGAGGGAGCTGAAGCAGTTGGAGAACAGACTTGAACGAGGCATTACAAGAATTAGGTCCAAAAAG CATGAAGCAATACTAGCTGAGACTGAGAATTTGCAGAAGAGG GAAATTCAACTGGAACAAGAAAATGCATTCCTTAGATCAAAG ATAGCAGAAAATGAGAGGCTGCAGGAACTAAGCATGATGCCATCTGGTGAGCAAGGTGGACAAGAGTATAATGCATTTCAACAATATTTAGCAAGAAATATGCTCCAACTCAACATGATGGAAACTGCAGTACCATCTTATGATCCCTTGTCTCCTGACAAAAAGTCTCATCTCCAACTTCACTGA
- the LOC129903213 gene encoding agamous-like MADS-box protein AGL11 isoform X2, with product MGRGKIEIKRIENNTNRQVTFCKRRNGLLKKAYELSVLCDAEIALIVFSNRGRLYEYSNNNVKATIERYKKATAETSSAYTTQELNAQFYQQESKKLRQQIQMMQNTNRHLVGEGLSSLNVRELKQLENRLERGITRIRSKKHEAILAETENLQKREIQLEQENAFLRSKIAENERLQELSMMPSGEQGGQEYNAFQQYLARNMLQLNMMETAVPSYDPLSPDKKSHLQLH from the exons ATGGGTCGAGGAAAGATAGAGATAAAGAGGATAGAGAACAACACAAACAGGCAGGTGACCTTCTGCAAGAGGAGAAATGGACTGCTGAAAAAGGCATATGAACTTTCTGTTCTTTGTGATGCTGAGATTGCTCTCATTGTTTTCTCTAACCGTGGTCGCCTCTATGAATACTCTAATAACAA TGTTAAGGCAACTATAGAACGATACAAGAAGGCAACAGCAGAAACCTCTAGTGCGTACACTACTCAAGAGCTCAATGCACAG TTTTACCAACAAGAATCAAAGAAGCTGCGGCAACAGATACAAATGATGCAGAACACAAATAG GCATTTGGTGGGTGAAGGGTTGAGCTCCTTGAATGTGAGGGAGCTGAAGCAGTTGGAGAACAGACTTGAACGAGGCATTACAAGAATTAGGTCCAAAAAG CATGAAGCAATACTAGCTGAGACTGAGAATTTGCAGAAGAGG GAAATTCAACTGGAACAAGAAAATGCATTCCTTAGATCAAAG ATAGCAGAAAATGAGAGGCTGCAGGAACTAAGCATGATGCCATCTGGTGAGCAAGGTGGACAAGAGTATAATGCATTTCAACAATATTTAGCAAGAAATATGCTCCAACTCAACATGATGGAAACTGCAGTACCATCTTATGATCCCTTGTCTCCTGACAAAAAGTCTCATCTCCAACTTCACTGA
- the LOC129902479 gene encoding immune-associated nucleotide-binding protein 9-like has translation MGGSAISDDWEFTTNGARTLVLVGRTGNGKSATGNSILGRKAFKSMSSSAGVTSTCELQRTVLEDDQMLDVIDTPGLFDFSAEPEFVGNEIVKCINMAKDGIHAVLVVLSVRTRFSREEQAAVQSLREFFGSKISDYMILVFTGGDDLEDNDETLDDYLGRDCPDPLKNTLTMCGNRKVLFDNKTKDPLKKADQLKQLLFLVNVVVENNGGKPYTDDLFKELKKGAIKLHNQANEVNSLVGYSKQEILELKEQMQKSYEEQLKRITEVVESKLKETTHRLEEQLAKEQAARLKAELSAKEAQKKSDDEIRKLREYLERAQRETEELRGRSDRGMCNIL, from the exons ATGGGTGGAAGTGCGATAAGTGATGATTGGGAATTCACTACAAATGGAGCTCGGACACTGGTTCTGGTTGGGCGTACAGGTAATGGTAAAAGTGCCACAGGGAATAGCATTCTTGGAAGAAAGGCATTCAAGTCAATGTCTAGCTCGGCTGGTGTTACAAGTACTTGTGAACTACAGAGGACTGTACTAGAAGATGACCAAATGCTTGATGTGATTGATACGCCAG GATTGTTTGATTTTTCTGCTGAACCTGAATTTGTCGGAAACGAAATTGTTAAATGCATCAATATGGCCAAGGATGGTATTCATGCTGTTCTTGTAGTTTTATCTGTGCGAACTCGTTTTTCAAGAGAGGAACAAGCAGCAGTCCAGAGTCTGAGGGAGTTCTTTGGGAGCAAAATCAGTGATTATATGATTTTGGTTTTCACTGGTGGGGATGATCTTGAAGACAATGATGAAACCCTGGATGATTACTTAGGTCGTGACTGCCCCGACCCTTTAAAG AATACCCTCACGATGTGCGGAAATAGGAAAGTGCTTTTTGATAACAAGACTAAAGATCCTTTGAAAAAAGCCGACCAATTGAAACAACTACTTTTCCTGGTAAATGTGGTGGTAGAGAATAATGGTGGAAAACCATATACAGATGACTTGTTCAAGGAATTAAAG AAAGGAGCTATCAAACTTCATAACCAGGCAAACGAGGTTAATTCCTTGGTGGGATATTCTAAGCAAGAGATActagagttgaaggaacagatGCAAAAGTCGTATGAAGAGCAACTGAAACGAATAACTGAAGTG GTTGAGTCAAAGCTGAAGGAAACCACCCATAGGCTTGAAGAGCAATTGGCCAAAGAGCAGGCAGCTAGGTTGAAGGCGGAACTAAGTGCAAAAGAAGCACAGAAGAAATCAGATGACGAGATTCGCAAGTTGAGAGAATATTTGGAGAGAGCTCAAAGGGAGACTGAGGAGCTCCGAGGTCGTTCAGATCGTGGCATGTGTAATATTCTGTGA